The genomic segment GTGCTGATTTAAACTGATAACAGCTGAGAAAAATGCAGGAGGAGAGAGATACAAAATGGCTGACCTTGTCTCCTCATTCTGCTACTCAACCGCTTTGAGTAAAACTTATTATATTAGTTAATGTTGTTACTCTGTGTGAAATATGCAGATCTCTGCTTACAGAGCACTTTTTCTGGGAGTTTTGAACCTCGGTTTACTTTGAAAACGggtgttttgtttttgcttGAACCGTGATATAGAGAAACCCCTGAAACCGCGGGTTTCTCGGCGCGTTCGGAGTTCCCATATTTGTTGCTGCACCAAATGTGGATTGAAGTGAGCCAGTAGTGATTTTCCGAACAGCAAAGCGCGTAGGTCTGCAGACGTCATCGCCATAGCGATAAGCTTGGTCTTcaaaaggcccccccccccactctgaccAGTCAGCACAAAGCGCGAATCTGGGAGGTGAATCAGCGAATCCTCCTTTAGCAGCTAGGTGACTCACCGGTGCTCAGGGGAACCTGTGCATATCTCCGCACTAGATGTCTTTGCTCTATGTGTGGCATGGCGGCTTCGCGGCCCCAGGGCCGTGGGTTCGATTCCTGCTCACAGTGTGAGTCGCTCTATGTGTGGCGTGGCGGCTTCGCGGCCCCAGGGCCGTGGGTTCGATTCCTGCTCACCGTGTGAGTCGCTCTATGTGTGGCGTGGCGGCTTCGCGGCCCcagggtcatgggttcgattccTGCTCACCGTGTGAGTCGCTCTATGTGTGGCATGGCGGCTTCGCGGCCCCAGGGCCGTGGGTTCGATTCCTGCTCACCGTGTGAGTCGCTCTATGTGTGGCGTGGCGGCTTCGCGGCCCCAGGGCCATGGGTTCGATTCCTGCTCACCGTGTGAGTCGCTCTATGTGTGGCATGGCGGCTTCGCGGCTCCAGGGCCGTGGGTTCGATTCCTGCTCACTGTGTGAGTTACTCTGTTCATCCCATGTTTCCTCCATGTTGTTCTCACTGTTTGAAAGCAGGTATTTCAGCATCATTGTGCTTGAATGTGTCTTTAGCTTTAGCTGTGTTATTCAGCTCGgtcatcagccccccccccctttttgctccctcccagcccccagcACACCTGAACCAAATAATCAAGAATATGGAATACCTGGTGCAGATGTACTGGTAGCTGGGggaagcaaaaatatggactgactGAGCGACCCTGAGGCTTGGGTAGGGAATCCCTGACTGAAGGGTACGGGAGATCAGACCAAGCGAGGAGACGTGTGGGATGGCGGGGGCTGAGGTGAGGTGAGGTCAGGTGGTGAGCAATATAGCACAGGCTCCCATCTGTCTCTCCACCACAACAGGCTCGGACCCGGGCACCCCGCCCTTCAGCTCAGGCCCTCTTTATCTCCAACCTGGTGTTTAGCGTCACCAAATCACCATCAaagtctgattttttttcttttgtaaagAATAAAGCAGCTCTGTGTCGATCTCGAAAACGTTCGGCCTAAAGCTCGTTATGAGCCGAACCACTAGGGGGCAACATGTCCCAGGGTCCGGCTCATTATTATCCAACGTCGTTAACGTAAGTGAAATCCATCTCTTTGCCGAAGAACGGCGTAGGGGGTGAACCAAGCCGCCTGACTGGTTCCCCTCTGAGTGGCACTAAATGTTGGTGTCCTGTTAGCTTTTGGTGTTTTGGTCACCGTGGCAACTCCTCCCCGTTTTCCcagaaaacatttataaatctGTGTACAGAATGATTTCCTCCTCTTGCGGAAACTTTAGAAATGTGACTTGAGACACCTGCTGAAAGCTGCCGCTTTGGAGGAACTTGGGGAGCTTCCATGCTCCTGAGGAGTCTCTTACTGTTTGGGTAAAGATGGCCGCCACCCTAAGctaccctctctctctctccctctcctacTGGCAGAAGGATGTGCGCTACCTGCAGCAGTGGCTGGAAGCCTTCGTGGCTTCCTTCGAGAAGCTCATTGACATCCACACGCTGGAGCCTCGACGGTAAGTGCTTCTGGGTCATGTGAGGGTCACATGACTCCAGGTGGATGTCTGGTCCGTTTCCAGGTTTTTACTGCTATTTGCTATTCATTTGTTTCATGTGAGTGAAAAAGGAAGAATGATTTGATTTATTTATGGAGAATATCAGCAGGAGATTTACTGAGTTTACTCGCCACCAGCTTTGACCTTTAACCTTTGGCCCAGTTTATTTCTGCACCTGTAATCCAAGGGCCTCATTCCAGCGTCCATCTTTGGTTCACATCGTTTTAAAAAGTACCACCACTCAGGTTCACAATCCCTTCCCCACTTCCCTCCCCAGGCCTGAAGACTCCTGCACGGATGTGCCCCTCCTGCCCCCGGATGTGCTAATCCTGCTCAGCACCCAGCTATGGCACAGTGCCCTCCACCTGTCGGGGCAGGAACAAAATAGCAGTGCCCCACACCCACTGCTGCTCATCAAGTTTTTCATCATCATCTGcaggtatgtctgtgtgtccgtgtgtgtgtccgtgtgtgtgtccgtgtgtgtgactgtgtgtgtgactgtgtgtgtgactgtgtgtgtgtctgtgtgtatgtgtctgtgtgtatgtgtctgtgtgtatgtgtctgtgcgtgtgactgtctgtctgtgtgtctgcgtgtgactgtctgtctgtctgtgtgtgtgtgtctgtgtgtgtgtgtgtgtctgtgtgtgtgtgtctgtgtgcgtgtgtctgtgtgcgtgtgactgtgtgtgtgtctgtgtgcgtgtgactgtctgtgtgtgtgtgtgtgtgtgtgtgtgtgtgcgtgtgactgcctgtctgtgcgtgtgtctgtgtgcgtgtgtctgtgtgcgtgtgtctgtgtgcgtgtgtctgtgtgcgtgtgactgtctgtctgtgtgactgtgtgtgactgtgtgtttgtgtatgtatgtgttaaCAAAAATCCTTTCTGTGCATCTAGGAACCTGGAAAATATCGACACTAAAAAGACTCCCGGCTTCATCTTTGAGACCATAAAGCTTTTATCATTTTGTGTGGCCCAGGTAAGGATGCTCACCTGCCATCGTCGCGGCTCTATCCctctccgtctgtctgtctgtatatctGTCCGTATGCGTATGCGGGTATGAATCACGCCACGCCTGGCTAACGCCGCAGCTGCAGAGGACACCTGCAATGGCGAGCCCAGTCCATCCGTCCATCAGCGTGTGTTTATTTCTGACCACATTACATCAAAACTTTGGGCCCCCCAGGTAAAAACTGTGATGGGTGTTTCTGTGCGAAACCATTACCGCAGTAAACAAAAGAACCAGTgttaatggggtggggggcactcaTGCGCTGACCTCTGGTGATGGTATTAATATCTGAGATCATTCCTGGTTAGTGCGGTAGTGCGGATGATCCTGATGTGAGCGGGGGCCCCGGAGGCACCGCGGGGGCCAATCTGCCAGCATCTGGGGCAGCTAGTCACACTGGCGGTCGGCTTCTCCCCACGcgccacttcctgttttttttttcctccttttcaaaTGAGTTCTGGATCTGAAAAGCAACCATGCAGTGCAGATGCAGGGACTTCCCTCTTCTGCAgcatgcaccccccccacccccgccctcgCGTCAGGGACACGTTCAGGTGACGGCTTTTGGCATGGATGCCCACGGCCGCTTCTCAGGCTGCGTTTCCTCGCACAGCTTGCCGGCATGGACGTGTGACTGGTCAACCACAAGTATTTCTGTATAAAAGAGAAGTGCGAATTGACATTAAAACTGATCATGTGACTGTTTAGTTCATATACAAACATAACAGCCCCCTCTCTGTGTGTAACggctgtatctctgtgtctctgtgtgtgtgacggctgtgtctctgtctgtgcgtgtgtgacggctgtgtctctgtctgtgcgtgtgtgacggctgtgtctctgtctgtgcgtgtgtgacggctgtgtctctgtctgtgcgtgtgtgacggctgtgtctctgtctgtgcgtgtgtgacggctgtgtctctgtctgtgcgtgtgtgacggctgtgtctctgtctgtgcgtgtgtgacggctgtgtctctgtctgtgtgacggctgtgtctctgtctgtgtgacggctgtgtct from the Brienomyrus brachyistius isolate T26 unplaced genomic scaffold, BBRACH_0.4 scaffold1195, whole genome shotgun sequence genome contains:
- the LOC125730363 gene encoding neurobeachin-like protein 2 isoform X1, coding for MASKDRLYELWMLYYTKKDVRYLQQWLEAFVASFEKLIDIHTLEPRRPEDSCTDVPLLPPDVLILLSTQLWHSALHLSGQEQNSSAPHPLLLIKFFIIICRNLENIDTKKTPGFIFETIKLLSFCVAQVRMLTCHRRGSIPLRLSVCISVRMRMRV
- the LOC125730363 gene encoding neurobeachin-like protein 2 isoform X2, with protein sequence MDRPTDAKKLKDVRYLQQWLEAFVASFEKLIDIHTLEPRRPEDSCTDVPLLPPDVLILLSTQLWHSALHLSGQEQNSSAPHPLLLIKFFIIICRNLENIDTKKTPGFIFETIKLLSFCVAQVRMLTCHRRGSIPLRLSVCISVRMRMRV